The genome window AGTCGGCTCAGATATCAGAATCGGAACCAGACGGCACACCGTCATGGATGCAAAAGTGTTGGTATCAATTGAGAGGTGACTATCAAGAGATCAGGTTCAGAACTCATGTCTCCTTAAAATGAGAGAATGTACTTTGCTcagggaaaaaaaaagtaaattagAGAATACGAGGGACTATTTGGGACGCATGAATTTCATAGGGAACCATTCAGTTCCCGCAAACGAAAGAAATTCCCGCGTTGTTCCAtcgaaaagaaagaaagaaattccCATGTTCCTCACAAGTCCTAAATGTACGATGCAAACTATCTGCTTAGCTTGAGAGCTAGATGACATGCTACACCCTTGCAATTTTTTGAAGTTCTTGAGGCACCAAGCACCAGGAATGTACAGATTTACCGTCGCAACGGCCACGAAACGGGATCTCTCGTTGACGAAGAACAAACTGACAGGTTCGATCAACTAGGCGTTGCAGCAGAATCTCTTCTGGAGTTCTGGATCCAAGGTAATTGATCGCTCAACGGTCGTTTCGTCTTCGATGTTCATGTGACGATGCGAGGTTATCCGGACATGTTCAGGTCTCTAACACCTCAAGAGTCAACGCTAATCTTTTTTAAACCAGTACGCCTGCATTGGTAGGAAGGACGAGGGAATACCAGTCTACATGGATATCAATTTGCCTATTATATTATCCCTTATTGCTGTAAAGTATTGTCCTTAGTCTTCAACCAATGCACTAGAAAAATTGCATCCGTCTCTTCAGAGCGCAAAAAACTATTGCGCCCAGCCTAGTACACGTTTGCTGGTGATGCGATGTCAATGTTCTTACCGTTGGCGTTAACTACGGCTACTGTTCTTATTGCCGTTGCGTTGTCCAGTGCTCAGGGGTTGCTTCCTTGGGTTGAGTTGAGAGTCTGCTTTAGTTTGTTGAAAGGGCTGAGCATACCTTGGTGATTCATCAACATTTGGTCTTCTTTTCGTTCGTTGCAAGAGTCGTTCTGCTTTGCCTTTTGAGAGTAGAAACCCTTCTGATTTCTGAAGAGTGAAGGCATGAGCAATGCAAAGGACAAAAGGGAGCAAATGGATCAACACTCAACAGGACGAAGAGAAGATACTTGCAGTGACATGGGCAGTATGCAGATTGCTTGTGATCACAAAGGAGTGTGTCACTAATGAGAGTCTAGAATATGTACTGGGAATGTTTAAAAGATGGACTAGGGAGAAAGGCGTCCAGTCAGTTGCGGGAATCTTaaccttttctattttttgtttgCGTAGGGAAAATCTTAATTGATATCCTCGTGATTTGCCTATGTTAAATTGTGATCCCTTTTTCTTATAAGATCTTGAGTTCTTTTTGAAAATTCCACTATCCAGAAAGGTAAGATCTTGATCTTGGAAAAGCATTACAAATGATTATGCAAACCTTGATACATATCTGTTGTTCATCCACCAACATATTCTCACTAAAAGAAATATCTATAATCTAGCATTAACAATTATACTACCACTTGCGAGTCCAAAAGGAATGGATAAATCCTACATAGTTGTCTGTGAACCTGTCCTTGATATCAACCTGTTCTCTATTAAAGCAGGAACATTAGCAGGGACAGAGAATATCGAACAAACCGTCTTGTCCACTAACGGGGACAAGATCATGGCCCGCAATAGCTATTCCCGGGCCTGCCTggccttttttttatttacaagTTTTTACAAAGAACATTACCCATTTCTAATGTATTCTCTTGTACTATTGGTGTTACTTAAACACCAGATGTTGCCATCAAGGAAAAGATCTTTTCTTTTGATTAGCCTTTAGCTTCGACACGGAACTAATTTGCAGACATTTCGCACTCATCACCCATATGTGGTACGAAATGGCCTTGAGATAGATCACATGCTTAAGTGGGCATGTGAGTATGTGTGTAAGTGTGGTGTGCGTAAATGGGTGAGGttaattttacttaaaaaaaaagataggtcACAGAAGTATGGAATAAGTTTTATTCAATGCACATAGATCTATTAACTTTATATGGATATTACTTATTAGTAATAGCTATTGAGTTGCACGTACCAATAGTAGATGAAGAGAGACAATCCACTTCAACAATTCCCTTCACATTGTGTGGTTCCACTGGATCTATGACATGTAAGATGAACGGTTAATACAATTGGGTTACATGTACCAATTAGTTCATCTAATACTTATGCCAAGAAGGAAATATGTACAGAAAAATATTGACATCAACATCTTGTGATCGAAGATCATTACCGAATACACCCTCGATGCCATGGTCGAGTAATCTGCCCCGTATTTGAACCAAATGCCAAGAAGACATCAACCCTAAGAAACAGCCAATGGCATCGGACCATGCACACCCCTGTCACGACAATTACTCGACCTCATTTACATCATAGTCTCTACTGTCACGAAATGGAGACGCGGAAACAAACTACAACATTCATTTCATGGAGGACTTGCATTACGGGATAGCACTTTCAGGCAAGCTATTAAATAGCGCTCGCAGCGGCCGCTATTGCGCCTGCTATTGTGGTAGCAGACTTGTACTGCTATCATGTTGAGGTAGCACTGCTATCGCGTTAACGTAGCAGACCAAATGTAGCGGTTTGTAATTTAGCAACCGCAATAGCATTTAGCGTCCACAATTGTGTGCTACAATAGCACTTAGCGAGCAATTACGTCGCGTTGCAAAACCTAGTGGACTAACTCTACTCTGCAGCCCAGCCTGCACTCCAACTGCCACTCGCCATACACCTAGGGCCCAAACCATGCTTGCCATACCTCACTCCAGCGGCCAATTATGTTGAGTTGTAAAAACTAGCAGCCCAACTCAACTCTTCAGCCCAGCCTGCACTTCAGCCGCCACTCGCCATACGCTTAGGCCCTAAACTATGCTCGGTTGCTGCCACCCTTGCCCGACCGCCCCTGCTTCGGGCCTTGGCCTTTGCTACGACCTACCAGCGCCAACCTGCTCCGGTCGCCACCTACGGCCTACCAACGTCGCTTTCCCTGGCCGTCGTCACCCCTGTCTGCTAGTGTTGTCACAGCCCTAGCCCGACCACCATGGCACCACGTGTGCCCTACCAGACTACTTGTGCCCTGTCTGCTCGGTTGTGCATCGGCCCCTAGTTGCTAGACCGCCACTTGTGTCACAGCTGCACGGCTGCTCCCAGCCTGCCTCAAAATTatgagtatttttataattcCGCTATTGTAACTTAGCATCCGCAATATCGCCCGTTATTCGCAATCCGCTACCCTAACACCAATCCGCTACTATCCCACTATTTGCTATTTATTTTTGCTTTCAAGGGAAGAGAAAATAATTGGTATTGCAAAAACCGGACGTAGCAGTATCTCATACCACGAGCATGTGCTCTCACATTTGGGAGCTTATCGTTATTTGATATTTCTCCATCACTAGATATATCTCCTCTCTTTCATGATCTTCAATGCTAGAACTTGACCATGTCACTAGCAACCAATGATTTCCATATATAAATTAAAGATCAACGCTTATACATTTTGGCCTACATGTTCATACTTCAATGATGGATGGAGCAGTTGACACACCATTGCcacgtttttaaaaaaaagcattTGGAAAACATGCAACTATTTCCAGAAAATAATACTCCTAGCCCTTTCCAATTAAACTCTTCCATTGATAATTCAGCAGCCAATCGATACAAGCATACATTGAACTGATAGAGCTAGGACCGAGTGATGAGTCCTATCCTTCATCATGTCCAGAAACATCCTTTTGCCCATTAAACGGGCAGACCGAGACGGCTCACCTACGCCGCCTTGTCGGAGCAGTTCGTCGCCTCGCCCGACAGGTCACTCGGCGGCGTCGATCATTGATGGGCAGACCAGCCCTTTTGTGATAGATTCCTCCTGTCGGGGGGGACCTTCGTTGGCTAGGCACATCACCGTCCCGTGCACGGCCTCTCCTTTTGGGTTGGGCGATCACCCATCTCCCTATCTGGTTGATGGGGAAAAAGGGcatcgacgacgacgacgggtGGCCAGACCGCTGCCACGAACAGCATTGCCATCGGCCCACGTGAAAAGGGGTCTCGCGATCGCCTAGCATGAGCGCATCACGGCTCGTTCTTGGCGCTCGCGAGGCATCATGGCGCGAGAGGAGCCGCAGGACCTGTCGCGCTCGGAATCTTGGACGGGATCGCGACGGGCAGATCGGCGGGCGGCGACGACAAGCGCCCGCCCTGGCCGCGCCCTTGCCTCTCGCTGCCTAGCTTATCCGAGTGCACCGGACCGGGCGGCTGCTGGAACGGCAACGTGCCAAACCGCGTGTTCGCGTGGCCGCCGCTGCATGTACTTGCGTGCCGGAAAAAGTTTTGGCCTCATCCGAGAGTGACGCAGAGAGCGACCAAGCAAAACAATACGGAGCATGGAGCAAAAGTACAGTTTTTTTTAACAGGGTTTTGAGTCTGTTACAATAGATCTATAACACAAACATTGGAGATGATGTTGTAACCACTTACACATGAAATGCATATGCTCCAGGCTCAGAAATTAGCAAGTCTGAGTGCTACGGATGCATTAGAATCTTGACCAAAATCCCTGCTGAATTCTCCTCGCCGACATTTCGAGGCAGCATAAGTTAACTCGTTTTGGCTATGCTCCTAGTGGAAATATGCTAAAAATGTGATTATCCAAGCTTTCCGATCTCCATCTTTTTCTTTATAGCGCGGTGACCATGGTACACGAAAGAATCAATGATGCCAGCAACCGTGAAAATACCTGCGAAATGTGTTAGAAAATCGTTTATCATGTTCAGTGATTATGCATTCTGGAAAGCACCAATATAGTTTTAAGTTATGACAAACCTCCAACAATAGCACATATGTTTGTCAGGAAGTGAAGAAGCGATGTGTTTTCTTCAGTAAAATCAACCTGTCAAGGAACAGTCAAACTAGTGAATTTAATGTTAGAATGACCGATACCTGTACAGATGGTGATCTTCACATGTTATCTAAAAGCGACCAACATGATAAGAAAACTGAAGTATCAATTCtaagaaataaatgcagtgcATGCTTTTTGCTTTTAGAGGAAAAGGCTGATTGAATAACAAAAGTTGCACGCTATCAATAGATGAACCgcacaaaacaaaacaaaaaagctAGTTAGCGCTTTTGACTACATAAAATCACGTAGGTATCCTTCATCACCTTAATCGGTGAAAATTCGTAGAAGAAATATACACCAGGTGGAGGCCTTGGGTAGCCTATTGCCTCTCTAAAGTGCTCCGTTACAGAAAactgcaaaagaaaaagaattaaCCACAAACTTAGGCTTCAGAGTATAGTagatattaaaattatattatttaccTGGTTCGAGTGAATCTTCCGTCCCGTAATATCTGTGTAGATTGTAGGAACAACCTGTACAAGAGATGGTTAGCAAATTGAAGCAGACAGGATCGACATTTACATGCTCCCAACAGCTTAAGAATAAGGAATCGTATTAAAGAATATCACCAGTAGTTACTAAAATTTTACCTTCACAAAATACTGGTACATCCCCGTTAACCCATTGGAGTGATCCTGTGTCCACTCCACTCTGGAATACTCAGGAAATCAGGCCATGTAAAATTTGTACAGCAAAGCGAGATACAAATTATGATCTGAAGTGTAGTCTAAGTTCCCAAGCATACCCATCAAGAGGATTGACAACACCAGGGAACTCTTTCCCAAAGGACAGTTTGTTTATCTTGTGACTTATCTGTTGCCAGAAAGTGGGGATGGACCATTATCAGTTTACGGTTATGAATACATTTGAAAAAAGAAGGAAACTTTATGGTTATGATTAACATTGGAAGTGCTTCGATAAGGATAAAGATAACATAGTTCTACTTGCATTGTAAGTTTCTGGTTGGATGTTCAACAGATCTTGCAGGAAGTTGAATGACTGGTCCAAGCTTTTCCCAGGGGCAAAGTGAAAGTTGCCGGCTACTTTATTCACATCTACAAATCCATGGATGTTGCAACCTTCCCCTTGTTCATCTTTTAACCTTTGAACGAAACCCTCTCTCTTGCACTGGAATGTGAATCAACTATGATTAGGGAAACCATAACAACTAAGTAAAACCCAATAACCAAAAAACATCTGCATGCATCAGTTGCACACAGCACAAACTCTTAGCTCAGTCCCTTAAGAAAACAAGGCAGTATGCACAAACAAATTAAGGTGATTCATACATTCATGTAGCTTTCGGAGAAATGAACACCAAGTATACGTTCAAAGAAGTCGTTCAATCAGAATCAATATGGATGTGATCATGTGAGTCATAATTCCTAAGGTTATTTCAGTATCCTCACAATAGTAAAAACAGATAATGATCACGTCATCAGGAGGTAGTAGCCTCACAATAATTTGTTAGATGATAAAAAGACAACCTATATAAAACATATCGGGTACACGATACACATAAATCATCTCATGCTCTAACACACAAGGTCTACCAGAAAATATTATTGTAGAAGCTAATTGCTATTGCtttaataaataatttattgtaCAAGCTATTGctttaataaataataaaagacTCCCTGTGTACAAGATAACCAGACCAAGGACCTGAGGACCGATCAcacatcacaattcacaataGGGTGCTACACTTATGCGTTTTGCTAAGACCCATgtgaacaaaaacaaaagaagcacACAATACCTGATCAATTAATTCTACATTTGTGAGTGCCCACCCTTTCTTCCGATAGGCATCACGAACTTCTTCACAGGAGTTGCAGCACTGGTCATCTGACTGGTAAAGTTGTGAATGCAAGATTAGGGCTCCTTAGAGAATGCAATGAAATTGTAAAGGAGAAAACTATTGGTGTTTATTGACTGAGGGGGGAGATCATGGGACAAATAAGATAGACATGAAAGCGTTGCATCTTGCATGTATAAAAACAAGTGTCAGATATACCTCCTCAGAACCATAACAAGACCCACAGTAAACTTCATTGTGGTCAAGCCTACCACCATGCTTCTGCAATGGTCTTTCAATCTAtagaagagagaaagagtggGGAAAGAGTTACTTCAAGGAAGAACACCGTCCTGTAATATAAATAAGCTGCCACATATTTCACATTTGACAATCATTGAAGGAAGATACCAGTCCCTTCATGCCACCACTGAGCCTGAAATTGCTAATATAATATTGGATTCTTTATAGTGGTTTCCAACATGTAATATGAAGTTATGAACATCAGTTTTACAAACCAAACTGGTTGTTGAACCAGGCTGGCTACTGGTTCCCCAGCTCAGTAGCCAGTCCACCGGTCAGACCGATGGTTCTttcaatattaatatttaatgtATTTATATTGTTAAGGATTCCTTTTCCTATTCATATTAGTCTTTTTCCCTATTCCTAGTGTTGCACTCATGCACTCTACATATTGCTCCCCATGGGGATATTATCCGAtacaagtgctattcataacatATACTGCTGTTagttttatctaaaaaaatatttggacaTTGTTAACTCACTGTGTACACGTACAGTAAACGATGAAAGCTGCAATGAATCAGACTAGCAATCAAAAGGCAAAAGAAATGGAGAATTAATGCTGCACAAAAAGGGAGCCATGGACGCTGCCACAAGAGGGAAGGAATCTCTACGCAAAGGCTTCATCTTCCTTGCAGCCACGGTGTTTGATTTCATTTACGTGCAAATTGGGACCATAATCGACACCACGGCAGTAGCCCCCGAGATTGGGGCACAGATGGCGAAGGATGATGACTGCTGGATGAATTAGGGACTAGATCTTAGATCAGGAGGCAGAGATTCGAAACAGGGGGACAAGGATGATTTGGTTAGGGAGAATAAGAGGGAGACGGGGAGACTGGAAGCATGGAGAGTCATAAGCTCGAGGGGCATTTGTTGACGGCACCAAGTTGGCAAGTCACCACTCCAAACAGAGTTTTCTTCAGCTTTCCTTCACTTAAAAAAAGGCTCACTTTGCTCAACACATCCGGTCATTGGTCTCTCTCTCAAAAGAAGACAAAAACAGAAGGGAAAAACACCCAGCTTGTCCAATTTTCCTGATTAAAATGCGTGAGCAGTCTATGAGATAAACCGAGCTGCTAAAGTCAACGGTTCTAGCTTTTTCCTATTGAAATACTTGCCTGGCCCTGTTTTCAGAACCAGAATATAACAACCTAAGCAGGAGTGGAACTAAGGAAAGGTCAGCCCAGGCAGCCACCCGAATGCAGGCAGCCCATGTTCTATCACTACAAGCCCCAATGGAGTATCCACTGTTGGGGATCAGCTCAACCTCGGACTCGGAATTGCTCTCGGGATCTCAGGCACTCACcagtctctttctctctctgctgACGAAAACAGCCCGTTGTGTGACAAAGTTCAGAGAAGTTCAGAACTTCAGTGCGcgagagagaattttggtgctGCCGGACTTAGCGACTTTTTCATTGATTAAGCTGCAATTTAAAGAAGATTACAGACCGATTTATGTGGCCTTAATGGCCGGACACTTACTGTCACGCCCGTTTTCCCCCTTCCTTTGATCCCTCTCTGTTCTCTCTCTGCCTTGTGGGACCTGTCTGTTAGctccttccctctcctcccGAATCCCCTCCTTCCATCTAAAGAACATCCACCTGTTTTGAATTCCATCATCCTCGCGCTCGAGTTAAGGAAGGGGAGCACCCATGCAAGGTAACCGGCACCCGTGTTGAAGACCATCATCAAGACGGGGTCAATTCGCGAAGGAAAGATGATAATAGAGGAAAGTGAGCCCTAAACCTCCACCTGCCATTAATCCCCGCCAGCCAATTCGaaccctcctcctccctctataAAACTCAAATCAAACCCATGGCCAAGCTCCTGTTTTCATCACCGTGGCCAAGCCCCCAATTCTCATCGGATTTCTTCACCCATGAGCTCTTGTGCCGCCACCGAACTCCGCCTAGCCACCCTCACCATCGTCGTGCGCCCACAAGCCTCCCCGACGTCGTCCGAGCCTACAATAGTGTTCACCGTCAGCATCTCTTCGTCATCCGCCATTCGCCATTGAGTTTTCGCCACCGCACCGAGCTCTCTTCGTCACCAAGCCTCCGCTAttgaagtccgccaccaccaagcCTCTCTGGTCTTCCCTGACGCCCGCAACCCCATCAAATGAGCTCACCATCGTCGTATGGTCGCGCTCCACCGTTCGCCATCAACTCCCAAGCATCACAACGTCGTCTCCGCTCTTCTCCGGCCATCCTCCACTGTCCCTGACTCGTCACTGTCGCTTTCCAAGCCGGAGCCAAGGTAGCCCCGCCCTCCCACCGTATGATCTTAGATGCATGGCTAGGATTAGTTAGAATAGATACCCCTTCACATGTTTGATCCGAACCATTAGATCGAAAATTGGTGCTCACGATTTAAATAGTCTTCAGCTTAGTCAGCGTGCCACGTTAGCAAGCAACATAGGCGTTTTTATCCTACATGGCGGTTCAGTCAGCGCTTTCTAGCTGAGTCAGCAACCCAGTTAGAGCGATAGCATTGCACAGTAAAAAGAAAATTTCTTGTTAGAAAATAATTCACGATAATTGAATAaataagaaaataggttttcttttattagaaaaaatccagaaaatagaGATGTTTTAgttaaatgttttaatatgttttagcttagtttttatttctataaatgttgtttaatgtttttctagtgtaaaaattatagcaaacatgttagaataaatgttttattttggaaaatggTTTAGGAAACATATATTAATTCTGAtaatgtttaaaaatattttctttgtaaaataaatgcttttaatatgtttcattgcatataaaattagttttattcaGTTTATGCTATAAAATACTCTGGTCCTCAGtgtttaggccggagtctccgagaaagactcCGCCAGAAGAGCCTCGGTTccgaatattttttatttgtccggagtctccggtgttcaccggatactccaccggagactccggtagttggtgtatTTTTGGCTAGAGGTCGCTCGGTTAAGCATATattttttgatagaaaaatgCCAGAGTCTCCAatgttcaccggacactccggtaggaaaatgtttttggccggagtttccgagagagactccgccaagGGTCGCTCTGTTAGCATTTAATTttaaaagaccggagtctccggtgttcaccggatactccggtacctagagaggccggagagtccggcaagtctccagACTTTCTCTCTGTGGTGCCTAAGTCTGGGCcgaagactccggtgttcaccggagactccggcagttcaacagaaccgtaacggctagttctgacaccgttctgatgccgttttggatttcaggccggagactccggtgttcatcggatactctgGGGTAGGTATGTCAGAACAATAACGGTTAGTTTTTAGGATGAGCTATATATATACCCCACACCCCTAGCATTTATTGCTTGCTGTTTCTGCTGAGCTCCACTTTCACAAAGCTTCCCAAGAGCATTTAAAAGCcttccaaacatctctagtgcctAGTTTGcaccaaatttgagagattgtgtttTGAGTGAAGTTGAGTCAATTGAGCA of Phragmites australis chromosome 3, lpPhrAust1.1, whole genome shotgun sequence contains these proteins:
- the LOC133912392 gene encoding uncharacterized protein LOC133912392; translated protein: MELWSKLRNLDAYPKVNEDFYSRTLSGGLITVLSSLAILLLFFSEIRLYLYSATESKLTVDTSRGERLHINFDITFPALPCSLVAVDTMDVSGEQHYDIRHDIIKKRIGHLGNVIESRKDGVGAPKIERPLQKHGGRLDHNEVYCGSCYGSEESDDQCCNSCEEVRDAYRKKGWALTNVELIDQCKREGFVQRLKDEQGEGCNIHGFVDVNKVAGNFHFAPGKSLDQSFNFLQDLLNIQPETYNISHKINKLSFGKEFPGVVNPLDGVEWTQDHSNGLTGMYQYFVKVVPTIYTDITGRKIHSNQFSVTEHFREAIGYPRPPPGVYFFYEFSPIKVDFTEENTSLLHFLTNICAIVGGIFTVAGIIDSFVYHGHRAIKKKMEIGKLG